A segment of the Dokdonella sp. genome:
ATGCGCGGAAAAGCGGTGCGAACGACGATCAGTGATCGCAACGTGCCGTGCCCACAGGACAAGGTGAACCGGCAGTTCCGCGCCGAACGGCCGAACCAGCTGTGGGTGTCGGACTTCACCTACGTTTCGACCTGGCAGGGCTGGCTGTACGTGGCCTTCGTCATCGACGTGTTCGCCCGCCGCATCGTGGGCTGGCGGGTCAGCGACTCGATGCGGACGGACTTCGTACTCGATGCGCTGGAGCAGGCGCTGTACGCACGCCAGGCGGAGCGTGACGGCACGCTGATCCATCACAGCGATCGGGGTTCGCAATACGTGTCGATTCGCTACAGCGAGCGGCTCGCCGAAGCGGGCATCGAGCCGTCCGTTGGCAGCCGAGGAGACAGCTATGACAACGCGCTGGCCGAGACCATCAACGGGCTCTATAAGGCCGAACTGATCCACCGCCGTGGCCCCTGGAAGACGAAGGCGGCGGTGCAACTGGCGACGCTGGAATGGGTCTCGTGGTTCAACACCCAGCGCCTCCTCGGATCGATCGGCCATATCCCGCCGGAAGAGGCTGAGGCAAACTAGAGGGTCGGCAGGGATTCGTGAGAATTTCGCGGTTCCACAGATAAGCTCTTGAAAGAAAAGCCTAGTTGGAGCGCGATTTGCCTTAGAACTCACGACGCGGGCTTGCTGGCCGCAGCGGCCGCGACAGGATCCCATTTGGCAAATACTGCCTCCAGCGTGGCACGTTGTGCCAAGGCGGCCTCCGCGGCGCTCTGCGCCGCGACGCGCGCTTCGCGCTCGCCTTCGAGCGCCGCGCGGGTCTCGACGAGTTCCCGGCGGACCTGCTCGAGCGTGCTGGCGTCCCCGCTCCAGCGCGACTTGAGCGCCTGCAGCTCCTCGCGCACGCCCTGCTGTGCCGCCAACTCGTCCTCGCGCCGACGCGCTTGCTGATCGGCGTGCTGAAGCTGTTTGCTCAGGCTGCCGACCTGCTCGGTCAGCCGAGCCGCCGCGGCGTTGATCTGCACGAGTTCGTGGTTCTTGCCGGCGAGGGTTTCCTGCGCCTGGCGCAGATCTGCCTGCAGTCCCTGGACCTGATGTTCGTGGCGGCGCAACTCCTGCTCGCGCTGCTCCTTGGCGGTGGTGCGAAAGTGCTCGAGCGCCTCGCGGGCCTGCACATGCTTCTGCTCCAGCGAGGCGGCATACATTTCCTGCTCCTGTAGGCGCGCCTGCAGACCGGCTTCGCGCTCGGCGTGGGCGGCGGCCTCTACCCGCGCCGCCTGCAGCTGCCCCTCGAGAACGGCCAGGCGGCTGCGGGTATCGGCCAAGGCGGTTTCGGCCCGTTCGGCCTGCGCCCGGAACTGCGCCGCTTCTTGGGCGACGCGCTCAGCGGCGGCCTGCTGCGCTTGGCGTTCGGTGGCGGCCTGGGCGCGAACCTCCTCGATCCGGGCGTCGGCTTCGGCATGCAGTTGGGCGGCCAAGCTCCCGACAAG
Coding sequences within it:
- a CDS encoding DNA-binding protein — protein: MARGGVYKTEIQKARRSLLAQGKHPSVDAVRVALGNTGSKTTIHRYLKELEAEEGANTGSAASTSDALQDLVGSLAAQLHAEADARIEEVRAQAATERQAQQAAAERVAQEAAQFRAQAERAETALADTRSRLAVLEGQLQAARVEAAAHAEREAGLQARLQEQEMYAASLEQKHVQAREALEHFRTTAKEQREQELRRHEHQVQGLQADLRQAQETLAGKNHELVQINAAAARLTEQVGSLSKQLQHADQQARRREDELAAQQGVREELQALKSRWSGDASTLEQVRRELVETRAALEGEREARVAAQSAAEAALAQRATLEAVFAKWDPVAAAAASKPAS